The Populus nigra chromosome 19, ddPopNigr1.1, whole genome shotgun sequence genome includes a window with the following:
- the LOC133679782 gene encoding E3 ubiquitin-protein ligase PUB23-like gives MDQIDVPYHFLCPISLQLMRDPVTISTGITYDRENIERWLFSCKNNTCPVTKQELFGKDLTPNHTLRRLIQAWCTLNASFGIERIPTPKPPIDRAQIAKLLNDAKKFPHLQLKSLRRLRSITLESERNRICLEEAGAVDFLATILKNGDSTSVDVASDDNESEFSRASDEALNILYHLKISQRKLKNLITNDGDQFLESLLQILKHSSYQSRAYATMLLKSVFEVADPMHLISIRPEMFVELVRVLNDQISQQSSKAALKLLVEVCPWGRNRIKAVEGSAVSVLIELLLDKSDKRACELVLAVLDLLCGCAEGRAELLKHGAGLAVVSKKILRVSHVASDKAVRILYSICRFSATSRVLQEMLQVGVVAKLCLVLQVDSSFKSKERAREILKLHSRVWRNSACVPAYLMSSYPSS, from the coding sequence ATGGATCAAATCGATGTTCCTTATCATTTCCTTTGCCCAATTTCGCTTCAACTCATGAGAGATCCAGTTACAATCTCTACTGGGATTACCTATGATAGAGAGAACATTGAGAGATGGTTATTTTCATGCAAGAACAACACTTGCCCTGTCACAAAGCAAGAGTTGTTTGGTAAAGATCTAACCCCAAACCACACTCTTCGACGATTGATCCAAGCATGGTGCACCCTCAATGCCTCTTTCGGAATCGAGCGAATCCCAACTCCAAAGCCACCCATTGACAGAGCCCAGATCGCCAAACTTCTTAATGATGCTAAGAAATTTCCACACTTGCAGCTCAAGAGTCTACGAAGGCTTAGATCGATCACgcttgaaagtgaaaggaataGAATCTGTCTAGAGGAAGCTGGTGCAGTTGATTTCCTGGCTACAATCTTGAAAAATGGTGATTCTACTTCAGTTGACGTAGCCAGCGATGATAATGAGTCTGAGTTCTCAAGAGCAAGTGATGAAGCATTGAACATTCTTTATCATctcaaaatatcacaaaggAAATTGAAGAATCTGATAACCAATGATGGCGATCAATTCTTGGAGTCATTACTTCAAATCTTGAAGCATAGTAGCTATCAATCTAGAGCTTATGCGACAATGTTATTGAAGTCCGTCTTTGAAGTGGCAGATCCAATGCATTTGATCAGTATCAGACCAGAAATGTTTGTAGAATTAGTACGTGTTCTCAATGATCAGATCTCACAACAATCTTCAAAGGCGGCATTGAAGCTTCTTGTGGAGGTCTGTCCATGGGGAAGAAACCGAATCAAAGCTGTCGAAGGTAGCGCCGTTTCGGTCTTGATTGAGCTTCTTCTAGATAAATCAGACAAGAGAGCTTGTGAACTTGTTCTAGCTGTTTTGGATCTGCTTTGTGGTTGTGCTGAGGGACGAGCAGAGTTATTGAAGCACGGGGCAGGACTTGCCGTTGTTTCCAAGAAAATACTTAGGGTTTCTCATGTTGCAAGTGATAAGGCAGTGAGAATCCTGTACTCCATTTGTAGGTTTTCAGCAACGTCTAGGGTTCTTCAAGAAATGTTGCAGGTTGGTGTTGTGGCCAAGTTGTGTTTGGTTTTGCAGGTGGATAGTAGTTTCAAGAGCAAGGAGAGAGCTAGGGAGATCCTCAAGCTGCACTCCAGGGTTTGGAGAAATTCTGCTTGTGTTCCTGCTTATTTGATGTCTTCTTATCCATCTTCCTGA